The proteins below come from a single Acinonyx jubatus isolate Ajub_Pintada_27869175 chromosome A1, VMU_Ajub_asm_v1.0, whole genome shotgun sequence genomic window:
- the MGAT1 gene encoding alpha-1,3-mannosyl-glycoprotein 2-beta-N-acetylglucosaminyltransferase, whose translation MLKKQSAGLVLWGAILFVAWNALLLLFFWTRPAPGRLPSDSSLDDDPASLTREVIRLAEDAQVELERQRGLLQQIREHHARWSQRWRVPTAAPPIPPRVPVSSPPAVIPILVIACDRSTVRRCLDKLLHYRPSAEHFPIIVSQDCGHEETAQVIASYGSAVTHIRQPDLSNIAVPPDHRKFQGYYKIARHYRWALGQVFHRFKFSAAVVVEDDLEVAPDFFEYFQATYPLLKADPSLWCVSAWNDNGKEQMVDSSKPELLYRTDFFPGLGWLLLAELWAELEPKWPRAFWDDWMRRPEQRQGRACVRPEISRTMTFGRKGVSHGQFFDQHLKFIKLNQHFVPFTQLDLSYLRQETYDRDFLARVYGAPLLQVEKVRTSEQNELGEVRVQYTGRDSFKAFAKALGVMDDLKSGVPRAGYRGIVSFLFRGRRVHLAPPQTWDGYDPSWN comes from the coding sequence ATGCTGAAGAAGCAGTCTGCAGGGCTTGTGCTGTGGGGCGCCATCCTCTTTGTGGCCTGGAATGccctgctgctgcttttcttCTGGACACGCCCAGCGCCTGGCAGGCTGCCCTCTGACAGTTCTCTGGATGATGATCCCGCCAGCCTCACCCGCGAGGTGATCCGCCTGGCCGAGGACGCGCAGGTGGAGTTGGAAAGGCAGAGGGGGCTGCTGCAGCAGATCAGGGAGCATCATGCTCGGTGGAGCCAGAGGTGGAGGGTGCCCACTGCTGCCCCACCCATCCCACCACGTGTGCCTGTGTCCTCACCACCAGCCGTGATCCCCATCTTGGTCATTGCCTGTGACCGCAGCACTGTCCGGCGCTGCCTGGACAAGCTGCTGCACTACCGGCCTTCGGCTGAGCACTTCCCCATAATCGTCAGCCAGGACTGCGGGCACGAGGAGACAGCCCAGGTCATCGCCTCCTATGGCAGTGCTGTCACGCATATCCGGCAGCCGGACCTGAGCAACATTGCGGTGCCCCCAGACCACCGCAAGTTCCAGGGCTACTATAAGATTGCACGGCACTACCGCTGGGCACTGGGCCAGGTCTTCCATAGGTTCAAGTTCTCAGCAGCTGTGGTGGTGGAGGATGACCTGGAGGTGGCGCCAGACTTCTTCGAGTACTTCCAGGCCACCTACCCGCTGCTGAAGGCCGACCCCTCCCTTTGGTGTGTGTCTGCCTGGAATGACAATGGCAAGGAGCAGATGGTGGACTCGAGCAAGCCAGAGCTGCTCTACCGCACAGACTTCTTTCCTGGCCTGGGCTGGCTGCTGTTGGCTGAGCTCTGGGCTGAGCTGGAGCCCAAGTGGCCCAGGGCCTTCTGGGATGATTGGATGCGCAGGCCTGAGCAGCGGCAGGGCCGGGCCTGTGTGCGACCTGAAATCTCCAGAACGATGACCTTTGGCCGCAAGGGTGTAAGCCACGGGCAGTTCTTTGACCAGCACCTCAAGTTCATCAAGCTGAACCAGCACTTCGTGCCCTTCACCCAGCTGGATCTCTCATATCTGCGACAGGAGACCTATGACCGAGATTTCCTTGCCCGTGTCTATGGGGCTCCCCTGCTGCAGGTGGAGAAAGTGAGGACCAGTGAGCAGAACGAGCTGGGGGAGGTGCGGGTGCAGTACACAGGCAGGGACAGCTTCAAGGCCTTTGCCAAAGCCCTGGGCGTCATGGATGACCTCAAGTCTGGTGTTCCCAGGGCCGGCTACCGGGGCATTGTCAGCTTCCTATTCCGGGGCCGCCGTGTCCACCTGGCTCCCCCACAGACCTGGGATGGCTATGATCCTAGCTGGAATTAG